The DNA region CGCGGCGGTCGTGCTCATCGCGTTGGTGGTCGTCCTGTTCACCCTCGCCAGGATCATCGGTGGCCGCGAGGCGGGCAACCTGTCCGCGGGCCAGCTGCGCAGGCGGGCCAAAGCGTCCGAACGGGACAGTCAGCGCTTCAAGGATCGTTCGCGCGCGCGGGCGAAGCACCGCGAAAACGTTTGGTCGGAACCGCAACGAGGAGTGTCATGACCGTCCGCGACCATCTGAACGACCGCAGGCGCGGGTCCGGCCGCGCGGCCGGGTTGATGGCGGTGCTGACCGTGCTGTTCACCGTGGTCGTCGGCTTCGCGCCGACGGCGACGGCGGCCGAGGACTATGTGCCGATCACCGGCTCCGGCTCGTCGTGGAGTTTCAACGCGATCGACCAGTGGCGCAAGAACGTCCTGCAGTACGGGATGCGGGTGACCTATTCGGACACCGGGTCGACCACCGGCCGAAACCAGTTCAAGGTCAGCCAGGTCGACTTCGCCGTGTCGGAGATCCCCTACGGTCTCACCGACGCGGGCGTCACCGACTACGGCCCGCCCGCGGGCTCGTACGCGTACATGCCGATCGTGGCCGGTGGCACGTCGCTGATGTACAACCTCAAGATCGGTGGCCAGCGCGTCACGAACCTGCGGCTGTCCGGCGACCTGGTGGCCAAGCTGTTCACCGGCGTGATCACCAACTGGAGCGACCCGGCCATCAAGGCCGAGAACCCCGGCCTGAACCTGCCCGCGCGCAAGGTCATCCCGGTGGTCCGCGGCGACGGCTCCGGCTCCACCGCGCAGTTCACCAACTGGCTGGCCAGCAGGCACACGGGCATCTGGGACAACTACTGCCGCAAGGCGGGCCGCTCCACCCCGTGTGGCTTCACCTCGAACTTCCCCGTGGTCGACCCGGTCATCCCGCAGGACAAGTCCTACGGCGTGTCCAATTACGTTCGCCAGGACCAGGCCGAGGGCGCCATCACCTACGTCGAGTACTCCTACGCCAAGGGCGCGGGCTTCCCGGTGGCGAAGCTGCTCAACGAGGCGGGCTACTACGTCGCGCCCACCCCGGAAGCGGTCGCGGTGGCCCTGCTCAAAGCGCAGATCCGCCAGGACCTGACCCAGGAACTCGGCCAGGTCTA from Alloactinosynnema sp. L-07 includes:
- a CDS encoding phosphate ABC transporter substrate-binding protein PstS, with product MTVRDHLNDRRRGSGRAAGLMAVLTVLFTVVVGFAPTATAAEDYVPITGSGSSWSFNAIDQWRKNVLQYGMRVTYSDTGSTTGRNQFKVSQVDFAVSEIPYGLTDAGVTDYGPPAGSYAYMPIVAGGTSLMYNLKIGGQRVTNLRLSGDLVAKLFTGVITNWSDPAIKAENPGLNLPARKVIPVVRGDGSGSTAQFTNWLASRHTGIWDNYCRKAGRSTPCGFTSNFPVVDPVIPQDKSYGVSNYVRQDQAEGAITYVEYSYAKGAGFPVAKLLNEAGYYVAPTPEAVAVALLKAQIRQDLTQELGQVYVDGDKRTYPLSSYSYMILPTQTNQRFTTEKGKTLGAFSYYFLCEGQQQAGRLGFSPLPINLVQAGLEQVRRIPGAQVNNLDIKKCNNPTFSTDGTNTLAKNAPMPKECDRKGGPGQCEDATGGATTPTKNTGGGAKAGTNTGAGANNAGAGAAQPGAAAPGAAAGPAAEGGPAAEETVDENGNVVNRAGQSASAVPVSVDLPADDNFLLIVVAVVLLLALVVGPPLVARLLNRRGGQV